From the Orenia metallireducens genome, one window contains:
- a CDS encoding HAD family hydrolase, with protein MIKVILFDLGGVVTETKFDDILIKYGSEYGWNLAQLRNKIFGEEYLLLLKGQMTLEEFIFYLNKAIDKVMIQDLRRFVDEYYHAEVVREDVREIILNLKEDFKIALITNDIGRLNYKLVELDLFELFDKVINSYEVGFCKPDIEIYKYALKEFNVRGEECLYIDNNSESLKVAEELGIKTIEFKDALSLKEELKDLNLISEVYK; from the coding sequence ATGATTAAAGTAATATTATTTGATTTAGGTGGTGTGGTCACAGAGACTAAATTTGATGATATCTTGATTAAATATGGTAGTGAGTATGGTTGGAATTTGGCTCAATTACGTAATAAGATATTTGGAGAGGAGTACCTCTTATTATTAAAGGGTCAGATGACTCTAGAGGAATTTATCTTTTATCTTAATAAAGCTATAGATAAGGTAATGATTCAAGATTTAAGAAGGTTTGTTGATGAATATTATCATGCTGAAGTTGTTAGGGAAGATGTTAGAGAGATAATCTTGAATTTGAAAGAAGATTTTAAAATAGCTTTGATTACTAATGATATTGGTCGATTAAATTATAAATTGGTGGAGTTGGATTTATTTGAATTATTTGATAAAGTTATTAACTCATATGAAGTAGGATTTTGTAAACCTGATATAGAAATCTATAAGTATGCACTAAAAGAATTTAATGTTAGAGGCGAAGAATGTCTTTATATTGATAATAATAGTGAGAGCTTAAAGGTAGCAGAAGAGTTAGGGATTAAAACTATAGAGTTTAAAGATGCTCTAAGTTTGAAAGAGGAATTAAAGGATTTAAATTTAATTTCAGAAGTTTATAAATGA
- a CDS encoding flavodoxin: protein MKVDIYYYSRTGNCEEVAKMLSDRLDSNLYRIADKGEDFKGIVGWFKGGYYAFRDKESDINFHQGDSNIICLITPVWAAKIPPAVRRFVNQFNFNGKEIYLLATMGGSEGKVFEVLERMLAKSDNKIIGKTAIKAKDIKTCDLYLDQLCSQM, encoded by the coding sequence ATGAAGGTAGATATCTATTATTATTCTAGAACAGGCAATTGTGAAGAGGTAGCTAAGATGTTATCTGATAGACTAGATTCAAACTTATATCGTATTGCAGATAAGGGAGAGGATTTTAAGGGGATAGTTGGATGGTTTAAAGGTGGATATTATGCTTTTAGAGATAAAGAATCTGATATTAATTTTCATCAAGGTGATAGTAATATTATCTGCCTAATTACCCCTGTATGGGCAGCCAAGATACCTCCAGCAGTACGCCGTTTTGTTAATCAGTTTAACTTTAATGGAAAAGAAATTTACCTATTGGCTACTATGGGGGGAAGTGAAGGAAAAGTCTTTGAAGTATTAGAGAGGATGTTAGCTAAATCAGATAACAAGATTATTGGTAAAACTGCTATTAAAGCTAAGGATATTAAGACTTGTGACCTTTATTTAGATCAGCTGTGTAGCCAGATGTAG
- a CDS encoding potassium channel family protein, translating to MYIVIAGAGVVGRNLTKRLTENHDVVVIDLDREMCERVYSQYGAVSICGNATNINVLKESGIQRCDIAVGVMRNDADNLAFALLAKNYNAQQIMVRMRDPEYKSAYKLAGATTIAGVMDLLVEEFVLDIEQPDIRKVYSLSGGKAEISVLTVPKGSWCDGKSISEIVKTKGFPEHILISGIFDQQEDRLIIPHGNTKVKELSQLFLVGRSDNITKAAKVLLK from the coding sequence ATGTATATTGTTATTGCTGGTGCAGGTGTAGTTGGTAGGAACTTGACTAAGAGGTTAACAGAGAACCATGATGTAGTGGTAATTGATTTAGATAGAGAGATGTGTGAGAGGGTCTATTCCCAATATGGTGCTGTCAGCATCTGTGGTAATGCTACAAATATCAATGTCCTTAAGGAATCTGGGATTCAGCGCTGTGATATTGCCGTTGGAGTGATGAGAAATGATGCTGATAACCTAGCCTTTGCGCTATTGGCAAAGAACTATAATGCACAGCAGATAATGGTTAGAATGAGAGACCCTGAGTATAAGAGTGCCTATAAACTGGCAGGGGCTACTACCATTGCTGGGGTTATGGATTTATTGGTAGAAGAGTTTGTTCTTGATATTGAACAACCAGATATAAGAAAGGTTTATTCTCTAAGTGGTGGTAAAGCTGAGATATCTGTTTTAACAGTACCAAAAGGGTCTTGGTGTGACGGTAAGAGTATCTCTGAAATTGTTAAGACTAAGGGCTTCCCAGAACATATCTTAATTTCAGGGATCTTTGACCAACAGGAGGATAGATTGATTATCCCTCATGGAAATACCAAAGTGAAAGAATTAAGCCAATTATTTTTAGTGGGCAGATCAGATAATATTACTAAAGCTGCTAAGGTTTTACTTAAATAA
- a CDS encoding TrkH family potassium uptake protein — MKNSKLKTIISLLGSLLVLLGVVLLIPIIVSLIYQDDLVRIYLIPAIFSVVMGLLTRFKSREDEISPSTGMLVCALGWIVISIIGAIPFYLALDYSYIDALFETVSGFTTTGITVFSGLSQMPKSILFWRCLIQWFGGLGFLTFFLVVTFRGQSGLFQLFTAESHKINMSRPVPNIFKTIKILWGIYIGFTLIEIVILKVLGLSFFDALTHSFTTLSTGGFSNYDQSIAHFKQAGYTYYRAIEYVIILFMALGGINFLVHYKVLTGKLSELWEGIEMKYFWGIIIGVSTLIILDHYIEFPFALVEFEEVIRKTLFQVISVITTTGYATEDINSVFFPALAKQLLLILMLVGGCVGSTSGGIKLIRVVILNKLFKREIKKVYYPERAVLPVVVDENVIPDTEIFRIVALVFGWILLIVIGGGITAIFSDLEPWNAFSGIFSALGNIGPFYFSVAKMQSLSDVIKVTYIIGMLAGRLEILPIFVIFNRGAWRD; from the coding sequence TTGAAAAATTCAAAGTTAAAGACAATCATAAGTCTCTTAGGCTCTTTGTTAGTATTATTAGGAGTAGTACTGTTGATTCCGATTATCGTCAGTTTGATCTATCAAGATGATCTAGTTAGGATTTATTTGATTCCAGCTATATTCTCTGTGGTGATGGGATTATTAACTAGGTTTAAATCTCGTGAAGATGAGATCTCTCCATCTACAGGTATGTTGGTCTGTGCTTTAGGATGGATTGTGATTTCTATAATAGGAGCAATCCCTTTTTATCTGGCTTTAGATTACTCTTATATAGATGCTTTATTTGAGACAGTAAGTGGGTTTACCACCACTGGAATTACAGTCTTCTCTGGACTGAGCCAAATGCCAAAGTCTATTCTATTTTGGCGCTGTTTAATCCAATGGTTTGGAGGGCTTGGTTTTTTGACCTTCTTTCTTGTAGTTACTTTTCGTGGACAGTCAGGGCTGTTCCAGCTATTTACTGCTGAAAGCCATAAGATAAATATGTCTCGTCCAGTTCCAAATATTTTTAAGACGATTAAGATTCTATGGGGAATTTACATAGGATTTACATTAATAGAGATAGTGATCTTAAAAGTTTTAGGCTTAAGCTTTTTTGATGCGCTAACCCATTCCTTTACAACCTTATCAACTGGAGGTTTTTCCAATTATGATCAGAGTATAGCCCATTTTAAACAGGCTGGCTATACTTATTATAGGGCTATAGAGTATGTTATCATCTTATTTATGGCATTGGGTGGAATTAATTTCTTGGTACATTATAAGGTATTGACTGGAAAGTTGAGTGAATTGTGGGAAGGAATTGAGATGAAGTACTTCTGGGGAATCATTATAGGGGTAAGCACTTTAATCATCTTAGACCATTATATAGAGTTTCCTTTTGCTTTAGTAGAGTTTGAAGAGGTGATTCGTAAGACTTTATTTCAAGTTATTTCAGTTATAACTACAACAGGTTATGCTACTGAAGATATCAATTCAGTCTTCTTTCCTGCTTTAGCAAAGCAATTGTTGTTAATTTTAATGTTAGTTGGTGGCTGTGTTGGTTCTACATCTGGTGGTATTAAATTAATCAGGGTAGTAATTTTAAATAAATTATTTAAGAGGGAGATAAAGAAAGTCTATTATCCTGAACGTGCTGTTTTACCAGTTGTAGTAGATGAAAATGTAATACCAGATACTGAAATCTTTAGAATTGTCGCATTGGTCTTTGGGTGGATATTATTAATTGTAATTGGTGGAGGAATCACAGCTATCTTCTCAGATTTAGAGCCTTGGAATGCCTTTTCAGGTATCTTTTCAGCCTTGGGGAATATTGGGCCATTTTATTTTAGTGTGGCTAAGATGCAGAGTCTATCAGATGTAATAAAGGTTACATATATTATTGGTATGTTAGCAGGAAGATTAGAAATATTACCAATCTTTGTAATATTTAATAGAGGAGCTTGGAGGGATTAG
- the hslO gene encoding Hsp33 family molecular chaperone HslO: MTQDYIIRAMTTNKEIRAVAVRSTDAVNDAQQAHQTTPVATAALGRALTGGLIVGNLVKSGMEISLDIIGDGPLKRIIVNANYKGEVRGYVSNPNIDFMKNEVGKLDVAKAVGKGYLTIKKDLGIREPYTGSVPLISGEIAEDLTYYFTKSEQTPSAVGLGVLVDTDLSVKAAGGFLIQLLPDASEETISRLEENLAEIKSISSLIEEGLTPEEILEKILDGFEFRVLEKADVKFQCKCNRDRIAALAASLGEEEIKEILEEQGKVEIRCHFCNQSYQFGEEDIEEILAKCKEEN, from the coding sequence ATGACACAAGATTATATTATCAGAGCAATGACAACAAATAAGGAGATTAGAGCTGTAGCAGTAAGGTCTACTGATGCAGTTAATGATGCCCAGCAGGCACATCAGACTACACCTGTAGCAACGGCAGCCTTGGGAAGAGCTTTAACTGGAGGACTAATAGTTGGTAATTTGGTTAAATCAGGGATGGAGATCAGTTTAGATATTATAGGTGATGGACCTTTAAAGAGGATCATCGTTAATGCCAACTATAAAGGTGAAGTTAGAGGATATGTAAGTAATCCTAATATTGATTTTATGAAAAATGAAGTAGGAAAGCTAGATGTAGCTAAGGCTGTGGGTAAAGGATATTTGACTATTAAGAAGGATTTAGGGATAAGAGAGCCTTATACAGGGAGTGTACCATTGATTTCTGGTGAAATTGCTGAGGATTTAACTTATTACTTCACTAAATCTGAGCAAACACCTTCAGCAGTAGGATTAGGTGTTTTAGTTGATACTGATTTATCAGTCAAAGCAGCTGGTGGGTTTTTAATTCAGTTATTACCTGATGCCAGTGAAGAGACTATAAGTAGACTAGAAGAGAACTTAGCAGAGATAAAATCAATAAGCTCTTTAATAGAAGAAGGGCTCACACCAGAGGAGATATTAGAGAAGATATTAGATGGTTTTGAATTTAGAGTTTTAGAGAAGGCTGATGTTAAATTCCAATGTAAATGTAATCGAGATCGAATTGCTGCTTTAGCGGCTAGTTTAGGTGAAGAGGAGATCAAAGAGATTCTAGAGGAGCAAGGGAAGGTTGAAATTCGTTGCCACTTCTGTAATCAATCCTATCAATTTGGTGAAGAGGATATAGAAGAAATCCTAGCTAAGTGTAAAGAGGAGAATTAG
- a CDS encoding PHP domain-containing protein has product MKKIDLHVHSNYSDDADLTPQELIEMAMDRGLAAISITDHNLTDAISEALELVEDNNLEIIPGIEFDTNYGDNILHILGYYIDYNSPKIDELLGGMEEAKKEQFYGRIERLQQLGFNITAQEVLEKADNDRPLGGFIAEVLLAKTESKEDPRLETYYTGEKSDQPYFNFYLDFFRAGQPADIPCWKPSAKDTIKLIKEIGGVAVLAHPGSTLSPEDEDVIDDLIEAGLQGIESYSTYHNEEEVAEWLALAEKKGLLATAGSDFHGHLKPKIELGGVAGNDYNIIEQLRELRRSNK; this is encoded by the coding sequence ATGAAGAAGATAGACTTACATGTGCACAGTAATTATAGTGATGATGCTGATCTTACTCCTCAAGAGCTAATAGAGATGGCAATGGATAGAGGGTTGGCAGCAATTTCTATTACTGATCATAATTTGACTGATGCAATTTCAGAGGCTTTAGAGTTAGTTGAAGATAATAATTTAGAGATTATTCCTGGAATTGAGTTTGATACAAATTATGGCGATAATATTTTACATATTTTAGGATACTATATAGATTATAATTCTCCTAAGATAGATGAACTATTAGGAGGGATGGAAGAGGCTAAAAAGGAACAGTTTTATGGCAGAATTGAACGGTTACAGCAATTGGGTTTTAACATTACTGCTCAAGAAGTACTAGAGAAAGCAGATAATGATAGACCTTTAGGCGGATTTATTGCTGAAGTCTTATTGGCAAAGACTGAGAGTAAGGAAGATCCTAGATTAGAGACCTATTATACAGGTGAGAAGAGTGATCAGCCTTATTTTAATTTTTATCTTGACTTCTTTAGAGCAGGACAGCCTGCTGATATCCCTTGTTGGAAGCCTTCTGCTAAGGATACTATCAAGTTAATTAAGGAGATAGGCGGTGTAGCTGTATTGGCTCATCCAGGTTCTACATTAAGCCCAGAAGATGAAGATGTGATAGATGACCTGATTGAAGCAGGTTTACAGGGGATTGAATCTTATAGTACTTACCATAATGAAGAAGAGGTAGCAGAGTGGTTAGCTTTAGCAGAGAAGAAGGGTCTACTAGCAACTGCTGGAAGTGATTTTCATGGTCATTTGAAACCTAAGATAGAGCTTGGTGGGGTAGCAGGCAATGATTATAATATTATAGAGCAATTAAGAGAACTAAGGAGGAGCAATAAATGA
- a CDS encoding HD-GYP domain-containing protein, producing the protein MRIVKTENVTSKMKLAKAIYHQENILLNTNCKNLYKYKERLLKLGIRHLYIEDKISEDIEINNLISEETRLKGKIIIKKVFSDISKNQRINIDEINNFIEELTKEILNSQELLANLVDIKSYDSYTFDHSVNVAALSLLIGKSLNYNKEQLIKLGVGSILHDIGKIAIPKNILNKTTKLNDHEFKTIKKHPRLGYENIKEHHEISPISRIVILSHHEKVDGSGYPKGLIGDEIHEFAKIVAITDVFDALTSDRCYRKKWSINKTIDFLIANANSHFDINILNTFIQKTPLYPNGTLVKLSNGAVAVVKEQNKSFPLRPIVKIIKDSLGNRLKEPYILNLLEVTNITIINEDE; encoded by the coding sequence ATGAGAATAGTTAAAACAGAAAATGTAACTTCTAAGATGAAGTTAGCTAAAGCTATCTATCATCAAGAAAATATATTATTAAATACTAATTGTAAAAATTTATATAAATACAAAGAAAGATTATTAAAACTTGGTATAAGACATCTATACATAGAGGATAAGATATCAGAAGATATAGAGATTAATAATCTGATCAGTGAAGAGACTAGATTAAAAGGTAAGATTATTATTAAAAAAGTCTTTAGTGATATCTCTAAGAATCAAAGGATTAATATCGATGAAATTAATAATTTTATTGAAGAACTAACTAAAGAGATATTAAATAGTCAAGAATTATTGGCAAACCTTGTAGATATAAAATCTTATGATTCATATACCTTCGATCATTCTGTAAACGTTGCAGCTTTATCATTACTGATTGGTAAATCATTAAATTATAATAAAGAGCAACTGATTAAATTAGGAGTCGGATCTATCTTACATGATATAGGTAAGATAGCCATCCCCAAGAATATCTTAAATAAAACAACTAAGCTCAATGACCATGAGTTTAAAACTATTAAAAAGCATCCCCGCTTAGGATATGAGAATATAAAAGAGCATCATGAGATCAGTCCTATCTCTAGGATTGTGATCTTATCTCACCATGAAAAGGTTGATGGGTCTGGCTATCCCAAAGGATTAATTGGAGATGAGATTCATGAATTTGCTAAAATAGTGGCTATTACTGATGTATTTGATGCACTTACCAGTGATAGATGCTATAGAAAAAAATGGTCTATAAATAAGACAATTGACTTCTTAATAGCTAATGCTAATAGCCATTTTGATATCAATATTCTTAATACATTTATTCAAAAAACTCCTCTCTACCCTAATGGAACCTTAGTCAAATTAAGTAATGGAGCAGTCGCTGTTGTAAAGGAACAAAATAAGAGCTTTCCTCTAAGACCAATTGTTAAAATAATCAAAGATAGTCTAGGCAATAGATTAAAAGAACCTTATATATTAAATTTGCTAGAGGTTACTAACATCACTATAATAAATGAGGATGAATGA
- a CDS encoding DNA-3-methyladenine glycosylase, translating into MKLKLDFYQRDGVNVAQDLLGKLLVRELDGQKIISKIVETEAYIGPEDKACHAYQNKRTKRTEVMFGRAGNAYIYLIYGMYNCLNIVTASVGKPEAVLIRAVEPIEGLDTIRKYRQIKSKKVEDLTNGPGKLCQALAIDKKLNGYDMTYGDKLYVLDSNYKLEVVKDKRINIDYAEEYKEKLWRFYIKGNPFVSR; encoded by the coding sequence TTGAAACTTAAATTAGACTTTTATCAAAGGGATGGAGTGAATGTAGCTCAAGATTTACTGGGTAAGTTGCTAGTAAGAGAGCTAGATGGTCAGAAGATAATCTCTAAGATAGTAGAGACTGAAGCCTATATAGGACCTGAGGATAAAGCTTGTCATGCTTATCAGAATAAGAGAACAAAGAGGACAGAGGTGATGTTTGGAAGAGCAGGTAATGCCTATATCTATCTAATTTATGGAATGTATAATTGTTTGAATATAGTCACCGCTAGTGTAGGGAAGCCAGAAGCAGTTTTAATTAGAGCTGTAGAGCCGATTGAGGGGTTAGATACTATTAGAAAGTATAGGCAGATTAAGAGTAAGAAGGTAGAGGATTTGACCAATGGTCCAGGGAAGTTATGCCAAGCTTTGGCTATAGATAAGAAGTTGAATGGTTATGATATGACTTATGGTGATAAACTCTATGTTTTAGACTCTAATTATAAGCTAGAGGTAGTGAAAGACAAGCGAATTAATATAGATTATGCAGAGGAGTATAAGGAGAAACTATGGCGCTTTTATATCAAAGGAAATCCTTTTGTATCAAGATAA
- a CDS encoding glutamate-5-semialdehyde dehydrogenase, giving the protein MSIREEVVTKAKKAKKAAKELAHIGSEVKNKALLEMADELEKQTKEILAANEKDMDYGREHELPESLLDRLLLTEERIKGMADGLREVAKFDDPIGEVLGMKKRPNGLKIGEVRVPLGVIGIIYEARPNVTADAAGLCLKAGNAVLLRGGSNAINSNKAITNALAKAAVQAGLPEGSVQLVESIDREAVQIMFKLNQYLDVLIPRGGAGLIQAVVKNSTVPVIETGVGNCHTYVDSEADLEMAKRIVINAKCQRPGVCNSMETLLVNQEVAEEFLPVIVEELKKKDTLVKGCTKVQEIVSDVEAATEEDWETEYLDYILAVKVVKDIDEALEHIDKYSSKHSEAIITENYTKAHKFLDLIDAAAVYVNASTRFTDGGQFGLGAEIGISTQKLHARGPMGVNQLTTNKFIIFGDGQIR; this is encoded by the coding sequence ATGAGTATAAGAGAAGAGGTTGTTACTAAGGCAAAGAAAGCCAAGAAAGCAGCTAAAGAATTGGCTCATATTGGTTCTGAGGTTAAGAATAAGGCTCTCTTGGAGATGGCCGATGAGTTAGAGAAGCAGACTAAAGAAATCCTAGCTGCTAATGAGAAGGATATGGATTATGGTCGTGAGCATGAGCTACCTGAGTCTTTATTAGATAGATTACTATTGACTGAAGAGAGAATTAAAGGGATGGCTGATGGCTTAAGGGAGGTTGCTAAGTTTGATGACCCAATTGGTGAAGTCTTAGGGATGAAAAAGCGCCCTAATGGGCTAAAAATTGGGGAGGTAAGAGTTCCTTTAGGTGTTATAGGAATAATCTATGAGGCCCGTCCTAACGTAACTGCTGATGCTGCAGGTCTTTGTTTAAAGGCTGGTAATGCTGTCTTATTGCGTGGTGGTTCTAACGCTATTAATTCTAATAAGGCTATTACTAATGCCTTAGCTAAGGCTGCTGTTCAAGCTGGGTTACCTGAGGGAAGTGTCCAATTGGTTGAGAGTATCGATAGAGAAGCAGTACAGATAATGTTTAAGCTGAATCAATATCTAGATGTACTAATTCCTCGTGGAGGGGCAGGACTGATTCAGGCTGTAGTCAAGAATTCTACTGTCCCAGTTATCGAAACTGGTGTTGGTAACTGCCATACATATGTTGATAGTGAGGCTGACTTAGAGATGGCTAAAAGAATAGTTATTAATGCTAAATGCCAACGCCCTGGGGTATGTAACTCTATGGAGACTTTACTTGTTAATCAAGAGGTAGCAGAAGAGTTCTTACCTGTGATTGTAGAGGAGCTAAAGAAGAAGGATACTCTAGTAAAAGGTTGTACTAAGGTACAAGAGATAGTTTCTGATGTAGAAGCAGCTACAGAAGAGGACTGGGAGACAGAGTATCTTGATTATATCTTAGCTGTAAAAGTTGTCAAAGATATAGATGAGGCTTTAGAGCATATAGATAAGTATAGCTCTAAGCATTCAGAGGCAATTATTACAGAAAACTATACTAAAGCACATAAGTTCTTAGATTTAATCGATGCTGCTGCTGTTTATGTCAATGCATCTACTAGGTTTACTGATGGAGGTCAGTTTGGACTTGGAGCAGAGATTGGAATCAGTACACAGAAACTCCATGCTCGTGGACCAATGGGTGTCAATCAGTTGACTACCAATAAATTTATCATCTTTGGAGATGGTCAGATAAGATAG
- the proB gene encoding glutamate 5-kinase: MRESIRKAKRIVIKVGSSSLTYQNAKLNLGRIDKLIREIVDLKNQGKEVILVSSGAVAAGQGELNLVERPQTIPEKQALAAIGQGILMKTYQKLFSEYGQKVAQVLLTQKDLTDRKRYLNSRNTLNQLLQYGVIPVINENDTVAVEEIKFGDNDTLSALVSSLIDADLLIILSDIDGLYTADPRKEPTAKLLSRIDDISHEIEALAGDAGTKRGTGGMITKIKAAKVSTRSGIPLIIANGSLDNVLSQITQGVEVGTLFLSQEKLASREKWIAFNLDVEGQIVIDSGAVKALLEKGKSLLPCGILDSKGDFSAGAVVDIINQEGDSLARGLVNYSQREIEQIKGLHTSKIKERLGYQDYDEVVHRDNLVLMS; encoded by the coding sequence ATGCGTGAAAGTATCAGGAAGGCTAAGAGGATTGTTATTAAGGTTGGAAGTAGTAGCTTGACTTATCAAAATGCTAAGCTTAATTTAGGAAGAATAGACAAGTTAATTAGAGAGATTGTTGATTTAAAGAATCAAGGTAAAGAGGTTATATTAGTTAGTTCTGGAGCTGTGGCAGCAGGACAAGGTGAGCTGAATTTAGTAGAGCGCCCTCAAACTATTCCAGAGAAGCAGGCTCTAGCTGCAATAGGTCAAGGTATATTGATGAAGACCTATCAGAAGCTATTTAGTGAATATGGTCAGAAGGTAGCACAGGTATTATTGACCCAGAAGGATTTAACTGACCGTAAGAGATATCTTAATTCAAGAAATACTTTAAATCAGCTTCTTCAATATGGAGTAATTCCAGTTATTAACGAGAATGATACAGTGGCAGTTGAAGAGATTAAATTTGGTGATAATGATACTCTATCTGCTCTGGTAAGCAGTTTGATTGATGCAGATTTATTAATCATTCTATCAGATATTGATGGTCTCTATACAGCTGACCCTCGTAAAGAACCTACAGCCAAGTTACTTAGTAGGATTGATGATATTAGTCATGAGATAGAGGCTCTAGCAGGTGATGCAGGAACTAAACGAGGCACTGGAGGTATGATTACTAAGATTAAGGCTGCTAAGGTATCTACCCGTTCAGGGATACCTTTAATAATAGCCAATGGTAGTTTGGATAATGTCTTATCACAGATTACTCAAGGGGTAGAGGTAGGAACGTTATTCTTATCTCAAGAGAAATTAGCTAGTCGTGAGAAGTGGATTGCTTTTAACTTAGATGTAGAAGGACAGATAGTTATAGACTCAGGTGCTGTTAAGGCTTTGCTTGAAAAAGGTAAGAGTCTATTACCTTGTGGTATATTAGATAGCAAAGGAGATTTTTCGGCAGGGGCAGTTGTAGATATCATTAATCAAGAGGGAGATAGTTTGGCACGAGGTCTAGTTAATTACTCTCAAAGGGAGATTGAACAGATTAAAGGGCTACATACAAGTAAAATCAAAGAGAGGTTGGGATACCAAGATTATGATGAAGTAGTTCATCGTGATAATTTAGTACTTATGAGTTAG
- the yhbY gene encoding ribosome assembly RNA-binding protein YhbY, whose protein sequence is MIKLLTGKQRSFLKGKAHNMDPIVQIGKDGITENVIAQVDETLEARELIKLRVLNNSLYSAKEAAEELAEACNAEFIQAIGNVLVLYRENNEKKQYNLPK, encoded by the coding sequence GTGATAAAATTGTTAACAGGAAAACAACGTAGTTTTTTAAAAGGTAAAGCACATAATATGGACCCTATAGTCCAAATCGGTAAAGATGGTATTACTGAAAATGTAATTGCACAGGTTGATGAGACTTTAGAGGCAAGAGAGCTGATTAAACTTAGAGTATTGAATAATTCATTATATAGTGCTAAAGAGGCTGCTGAGGAATTAGCAGAAGCTTGTAATGCAGAGTTTATTCAAGCAATAGGTAATGTACTTGTTCTTTATAGAGAAAACAATGAGAAGAAACAATATAATTTACCTAAATAA
- the obgE gene encoding GTPase ObgE — MFVDEVVIEVKGGDGGDGMSSFRREKYVATGGPSGGDGGNGGNVVFTVDEGLNTLLHFRERKFYEASSGERGGSKNMHGKDAEDMIIKVPPGTTVTDVNTGKVIADLIHEHQEVVIAHGGRGGRGNARFKTSTRQAPKFSENGEPGEERKVKLELKVLADVGLVGYPSVGKSTIISKVSAAKPKIAAYHFTTLKPNLGVVKVGDYSSFVMADIPGLIEGAHTGVGLGDDFLRHIERTKVIIHVLDISGIEGRDPLEDFRRINQELEKFNEKLMERSQIVAANKMDLPDSEENFLKVKEVLEAEGYEVYPISAATGKGLKELIKRADILVKEAPDFFNEEVAEEEEVIIRGPQPGEVEDAFEIVEEDGVYRVVGKEIKRKTAMADFTTDEGLYYFLKTLRTMGVDDALKEAGAKEGDTIEIEGWEFEYSE; from the coding sequence ATGTTTGTAGATGAAGTAGTAATTGAGGTAAAGGGTGGCGATGGTGGAGACGGAATGAGTAGCTTTCGCCGTGAGAAGTATGTCGCTACTGGTGGACCAAGTGGTGGCGATGGTGGTAATGGAGGTAATGTAGTCTTTACCGTTGATGAAGGTTTAAATACATTATTACATTTTAGAGAAAGAAAGTTCTATGAAGCTTCTTCAGGAGAACGTGGTGGAAGTAAGAATATGCATGGTAAAGATGCTGAAGATATGATTATCAAGGTTCCTCCAGGGACAACAGTAACTGATGTAAATACTGGGAAGGTGATTGCTGATTTAATCCATGAACATCAAGAGGTTGTAATTGCTCATGGTGGTCGTGGTGGTAGAGGTAATGCTAGGTTTAAAACTTCTACTAGGCAAGCCCCTAAATTTTCAGAGAATGGTGAGCCAGGTGAAGAGAGAAAGGTTAAGCTAGAGTTGAAGGTCTTAGCTGATGTAGGGCTTGTGGGATATCCTAGTGTAGGTAAGTCGACTATTATCTCCAAAGTATCAGCTGCTAAGCCTAAGATTGCTGCTTATCATTTTACTACTTTAAAGCCAAATTTAGGTGTTGTCAAAGTAGGTGATTATAGTTCCTTTGTTATGGCTGATATCCCTGGACTGATTGAAGGTGCTCATACTGGTGTGGGATTAGGAGATGACTTCTTACGCCATATTGAAAGAACTAAGGTGATAATTCATGTTTTAGATATTTCGGGAATTGAAGGAAGAGATCCTTTAGAAGATTTTAGAAGAATCAATCAAGAGTTAGAGAAGTTCAATGAAAAATTGATGGAGAGGTCTCAAATAGTAGCTGCTAATAAGATGGATTTACCAGACTCAGAAGAGAATTTCCTTAAGGTCAAAGAAGTATTAGAAGCAGAAGGTTATGAGGTTTATCCTATTTCTGCTGCTACTGGTAAAGGATTAAAAGAATTGATTAAACGAGCTGATATTTTGGTTAAGGAAGCGCCAGACTTCTTTAATGAGGAGGTTGCAGAAGAGGAAGAGGTTATTATCCGTGGACCTCAGCCTGGTGAAGTAGAAGATGCTTTTGAGATAGTAGAAGAAGACGGTGTTTATAGGGTTGTTGGCAAAGAGATTAAACGTAAAACAGCTATGGCAGACTTTACTACTGATGAAGGCTTATATTATTTCCTTAAAACTTTACGTACTATGGGAGTAGATGATGCTTTAAAAGAGGCTGGAGCTAAAGAAGGAGATACTATTGAGATTGAAGGATGGGAATTTGAATATTCAGAATAA